DNA sequence from the Cohnella herbarum genome:
ACCCCTCCGAAGATTATCATACGAGAATGTATACGGACGGAGGTTATCGGGCAACCGCTTCTACCCCGACTAGAGGCATAGGATGGGGATGGCTAGGCCTGATCGGCTTGATCGGTCTTGCCGGGATATTTAGCAGAAATCCGCAACGAAATCGCTGACCAGAGGTTCGATAACGATGCAGACTCGCCCGGATGAACGGACGAGACTAGCATCGTTATTTTTTGCTTCTGAGGCCTCCAGATGCCCTCATACAATAAGGCATACCGTCTGCCGCTATTCCATTGGAGGGGAGGTGTGACCATGTGGGTTAAACCCGATTTCAAGATTATCGAGATCTGCGCCGAAGTGACGGCCTACGCTCATCGGAAGTGAAATGAAATGCCGGAGAGATCCGGCATCTCTTTTATTAAGGGGAGAAGCCATGTTCATTAAAGTGCTAGGCTCCGCCGCCGGAGGAGGATTTCCGCAATGGAATTGCGCTTGTTCCAACTGCCGACGCGTTAGAACCGGGGAGCCTTCCTTACGCGCCCGGGGAATGATTCGTTGGCCGTTAGCCCGGACGGATACAGGTGGGCACTGCTGAATGCAGGGCCGGATGTCTGCTTGCAGTCGGAAGCTCACGCCTCCCTTCATCCGGGTCCATCCTTGCGCGGCTCCCCCATTCAAGCCGTATTGCTTACCGATTCGGAATTGGACCACACGACGGGTCTGCTTCAGCTTAGACAAAGCTCGATCCTGGAAGTATACGCGGCTCCCCCCGTTCTCCGCGCGCTGGAGGATTCCTTCCCGATTCGGAGAATTCTCGAACCGTATGCGGGTTTTCGCTGGCTGGAGGCGAACCCAGGAGAATCTTTTCCACTTTTTGGGGGACAATTATCGGTATGTCCGTTTTATTTGGGCGGCAAGTCTCCTCGATACGTATACGCGGAACGCTCTCAAGACCAAGAAGCTTGGGTCGTTGGCTATCGGATTACGGATCGAACGACGGGAGGCGTTGCAATATACGCGCCGGGGATCGAGACGTGGTCGCAGACGCTCGAACGGCATCTGGAAGATGCGGATTGCGTTTTCTTGGACGGAACCTTCTGGCAGGCCGACGAGTTGCGAACGCTTGGCGTATCCGAGCTGAGCGCGGCAGATATGGGACATTTCCCCGTAGCCGGACCTAACGGCAGCGCCGTGCGATTCGCGAGATTACCGGCGCGCCGCAAAGTGTATATACACGTCAACAACACGAATCCGATGCTGGACGAACGCTCGCCGGAACACCGAAGTCTGAAGGAGCTAGGCATTGAAATCGGTTATGACGGAATGGAAATGGAGGTTTAATTTTGGAATCGTATTTGCTGTCGAACGAACAATTCACGACGAAGCTGAGACAGGTAGGCGAAGAACGCTACCACGACAAACATCCTTATCATGTCGCGATGCACGAAGGAAAGCTGTCCCCTGCGCAGCTTCAAGCATGGATCGCGAATCGCTTCTATTATCAGAAGAACATCCCCATTAAAGACGCGCTGGTCCTGTCCAAACTGCCGTCCCGCGAAGATCGCCGCGAGTGGATCCAACGGATCATCGATCATGACGGCCGGGAAGGCTCGGAAGGCGGCATCGAAGCATGGATTCGTCTTGGCGAAGCCGCAGGCATTCCGAGAGAGGAAATGCTGGATGAGCGCCGCGTGCTTCCGGCGGTTCGGTTCGCCGTCGATGCCTATGTTAATTTTTGCCGATTGGAACCGTGGCCCATAGCCGTCGCCTCATCCTTGACGGAATTGTTCGCGCCTTCTCTCGTGTCCAAGCGGATTGCGATATTCGAACAGTTGTACCCTTGGATTCGCCCCGAAGGTCTGGCTTACTTTCAAGCCAGACTGCATCAAGCGCCGCGCGATGCGGATCACGGCTTGAGCCTGGTACTGCGAGAATGCAAAGATCGCAGGGATCAAGAACAAGCGATCTCGGCATTGCGGTTCAAATGCGACGTTCTCTGGGCTCTCTTGGATGCGTTAAGCTTGGCTTTCCCCGGGGAGAACGAGCGATGAGCTCATGGGCGCTATCAGAACGGCCGAGAATACGCGGACCGGGTCGCATGAAATACGACAAAGCCCGCCAATCCGATATGCTGCTGCTTCCCGAACGGGTCGTCCAGCTCAACGAGGCGGCGGGAGCGATTCTCTGGCTTTGCGACGGACAACGAACGATTGCGCAAATGATCGATGAGCTTGAATCGAAATACGGTCAATCCGACCTTCAAGGAGATGTGGTCGAGTTTCTCGCTTCGGCGGCGGAGAGAGGGTGGATCGAACGATGACGGTTAATTTGCCGTATGCCATGACCGCGGAACTCACGCATCGATGTCCGCTTCATTGCCCCTACTGCTCCAATCCGATCGAACTTCAGAAAAGAGAGAATGAGCTGTCGGCCGATACATGGCTGAACGTCTTGGAACAGGCCAGCGAGCTCGGGGTCGTTCAAGTCCATTTCACGGGCGGAGAACCGCTCCTGCGTCCGGACCTGGAATTGCTCGTCCGCCGTGCCCGGGAGTTAGGGCTATTTGTCAATCTCATTACGAGCGGTGTCGGAATGACGGAGCAGCGAGTACGGCAGCTCGTAGAGGCCGGGGTCGACAGCATTCAGCTTAGCGTGCAGGCCTCCTCTTCCGAGCTTGCCGATTCGATTGCCGGCTTTCAAGCCCATGAACGGAAAAGGCAAGCAGCTGAGTGGATTCGCGCCAGCGGACTTGATTTACATATGAACGTGGTTCTTCATCGGGCCAACATTCATAGTGTCGAAGAGATCATCGAGCTTTGCGCGGAATGGGGCGCGGTGCGGCTTGAGCTAGCCAATGCGCAATATTACGGTTGGGCTCTGCGAAACATTCATCAATTGCTTCCGAGCAAAGAACAAATTCAAGCAGCCGAAGTAGCCTATGCACGGGCGCATGAGCGCTTCGGCCATCAAATCGAACTTTTATGGATTTTACCGGATTATTATGAAGATTTCCCGAAGCCCTGCATGGGCGGCTGGGGCCAAGTATCCCTTACTGTCGCGCCCGACGGGCGCGTACTGCCGTGCACGGTGTCATCGGACATTCGGAGCCTGATCTTCGAAAATGTAAAGGAACGAGATCTAGCCTGGATTTGGCATGATTCTCCTTCTTTTAACGCTTTTAGAGGTTACGATTGGATGCCGGAGCCCTGCAAGAGCTGCGAGCGACGCGAGATAGACTATGGCGGGTGTCGCTGTCAAGCCTTTCAGTTAACCGGGGACGCGAGCGCGGCGGATCCCGTATGCAAGTGGTCTCCCCATCGCGGCGTGATCGCGGATAAAGTCGGCTCGATCGCGAGCGCGAACGGCAATGGCGATGTTGGCACGCCAATCTATTCTTACCGCGGCAGGTGATCCCTAATTGAAAATTTTCGACGCCCACTGCGATGTGCTCAGCAAGCTGCTAGAGAATCCTAACCTCGATTTTGCCCATGGAAAAGAAGGCCTGGACGTTACGCTGGAAAGAATGCTTGAATCGGGCATCGGCGTGCAAAATTTTGCCGTATATTTGCCGGAGCGATGGTCCGGTGAATTTAAGTATGTATTGGAAAGCATAGATTTGTTCAACGAACGCATTCTCATAGAGCCGCAAATGCGGTTTATTCGCACGAAAAACGACTTACGGATCGCCTCGGCCGAAGGACGGATCGGGGCGTTGCTATCTCTGGAAGGCGTAGATTCGCTGAACGGAAACTTGGCCTATCTGCGGATACTCTACCACCTTGGCGTAAGATCCGTCGGAATAACGTGGAACCGCGCCAACTGGGCTGCGGACGGCGTATTGGAGCCCCGGGGCGGCGGGTTTACCGCGCGGGGGGAAGAATTGATCATGGAATGCAACCGGCTGGGTTTGATTATGGACGTTTCCCATCTATCCGAGAAAGGCTTCTGGGAACTCGTCGAAGCATCCGGCAAACCCGTCATCGCTTCCCACTCCAACGCAAGCGCGATCAGCCCCCGATTACGCAATCTGACGGATGCCCAGATCGGCTCCGTTATTCATAACGGAGGCGTTATCGGGATTACCTTCGTCCCCCCTTTCGTTAGCGTGGAAGAACCGGTTTCTATGGATAAAATTTTGCTTCATATCGATCACATTTGCTCGTTAGGCGGCAGTCGCCATATCGGGCTAGGCTCCGATTTCGACGGAATTCAGCAATGGATCGTAGGTCTGGAGCATGCGGGACATTACGACCGACTGGTGAATCTGCTCCTGA
Encoded proteins:
- the pqqA gene encoding pyrroloquinoline quinone precursor peptide PqqA; protein product: MWVKPDFKIIEICAEVTAYAHRK
- the pqqB gene encoding pyrroloquinoline quinone biosynthesis protein PqqB; amino-acid sequence: MAVSPDGYRWALLNAGPDVCLQSEAHASLHPGPSLRGSPIQAVLLTDSELDHTTGLLQLRQSSILEVYAAPPVLRALEDSFPIRRILEPYAGFRWLEANPGESFPLFGGQLSVCPFYLGGKSPRYVYAERSQDQEAWVVGYRITDRTTGGVAIYAPGIETWSQTLERHLEDADCVFLDGTFWQADELRTLGVSELSAADMGHFPVAGPNGSAVRFARLPARRKVYIHVNNTNPMLDERSPEHRSLKELGIEIGYDGMEMEV
- the pqqC gene encoding pyrroloquinoline-quinone synthase PqqC; the protein is MESYLLSNEQFTTKLRQVGEERYHDKHPYHVAMHEGKLSPAQLQAWIANRFYYQKNIPIKDALVLSKLPSREDRREWIQRIIDHDGREGSEGGIEAWIRLGEAAGIPREEMLDERRVLPAVRFAVDAYVNFCRLEPWPIAVASSLTELFAPSLVSKRIAIFEQLYPWIRPEGLAYFQARLHQAPRDADHGLSLVLRECKDRRDQEQAISALRFKCDVLWALLDALSLAFPGENER
- the pqqD gene encoding pyrroloquinoline quinone biosynthesis peptide chaperone PqqD — translated: MSSWALSERPRIRGPGRMKYDKARQSDMLLLPERVVQLNEAAGAILWLCDGQRTIAQMIDELESKYGQSDLQGDVVEFLASAAERGWIER
- the pqqE gene encoding pyrroloquinoline quinone biosynthesis protein PqqE, which encodes MTVNLPYAMTAELTHRCPLHCPYCSNPIELQKRENELSADTWLNVLEQASELGVVQVHFTGGEPLLRPDLELLVRRARELGLFVNLITSGVGMTEQRVRQLVEAGVDSIQLSVQASSSELADSIAGFQAHERKRQAAEWIRASGLDLHMNVVLHRANIHSVEEIIELCAEWGAVRLELANAQYYGWALRNIHQLLPSKEQIQAAEVAYARAHERFGHQIELLWILPDYYEDFPKPCMGGWGQVSLTVAPDGRVLPCTVSSDIRSLIFENVKERDLAWIWHDSPSFNAFRGYDWMPEPCKSCERREIDYGGCRCQAFQLTGDASAADPVCKWSPHRGVIADKVGSIASANGNGDVGTPIYSYRGR
- a CDS encoding dipeptidase → MKIFDAHCDVLSKLLENPNLDFAHGKEGLDVTLERMLESGIGVQNFAVYLPERWSGEFKYVLESIDLFNERILIEPQMRFIRTKNDLRIASAEGRIGALLSLEGVDSLNGNLAYLRILYHLGVRSVGITWNRANWAADGVLEPRGGGFTARGEELIMECNRLGLIMDVSHLSEKGFWELVEASGKPVIASHSNASAISPRLRNLTDAQIGSVIHNGGVIGITFVPPFVSVEEPVSMDKILLHIDHICSLGGSRHIGLGSDFDGIQQWIVGLEHAGHYDRLVNLLLKHYREDDVELFVYGNWFRFYMEHLPD